One bacterium BMS3Abin14 DNA segment encodes these proteins:
- the prfA_2 gene encoding peptide chain release factor 1 yields MDRLMERLSEIEEKYEQLGRMLSDPEIVANRDKLRIYSKEHSDLTPIVETYRGYRALHEQLAEVEGMIREEKDSAMVALAKEEKDGLAREMARLQDHLQRLLIPKDPLDEKNILLEIRAGTGGDEASLFVADLLRMYTRYAEQKKWTVETLNSSPTELGGFREIILLFKGKRVYSVLKFEGGVHRVQRVPETESSGRIHTSAVSVAIMPEAEDVEVQISPEDVRVDVFRATGCGGQCVNTTDSAVRLTHLPTGITVSCQDEKSQHKNKAKALKILKARIFKVKQDEQRAEQDGVRKSMVGSGDRSERIRTYNFPQGRVTDHRINLTLYRLEAIMDGDLDEITQALVAFDQAENLKTMEVA; encoded by the coding sequence ATGGACCGGTTGATGGAGCGCCTTTCTGAAATAGAGGAAAAATACGAGCAACTCGGCAGAATGCTCAGTGACCCCGAGATTGTCGCCAATCGGGACAAGTTGAGGATTTATTCCAAGGAGCATTCCGACCTCACACCAATCGTGGAGACATACAGGGGATACAGAGCCCTCCATGAGCAGCTTGCCGAGGTGGAGGGGATGATCAGGGAAGAAAAAGACTCGGCCATGGTTGCTCTGGCCAAAGAGGAAAAGGATGGTCTGGCCCGGGAGATGGCTCGTCTGCAGGATCACCTTCAACGTCTCCTTATCCCAAAGGATCCTCTTGACGAGAAGAACATCCTGCTGGAGATCCGGGCCGGAACCGGCGGTGATGAGGCATCTCTCTTTGTAGCGGACCTGCTGCGCATGTACACTCGGTACGCAGAGCAAAAAAAGTGGACCGTGGAAACATTAAACTCCAGCCCCACGGAGCTGGGCGGTTTTCGGGAGATCATACTCCTTTTCAAGGGCAAAAGAGTCTACAGTGTCCTGAAGTTTGAGGGCGGCGTCCACCGGGTCCAGAGGGTTCCTGAGACGGAGTCCAGCGGCCGGATACACACCTCCGCCGTCAGCGTAGCCATTATGCCTGAGGCTGAAGACGTGGAGGTCCAGATCAGCCCCGAGGATGTCAGAGTGGATGTTTTCCGGGCAACCGGCTGCGGCGGGCAGTGTGTGAATACCACCGATTCGGCGGTTCGCCTGACCCACCTTCCCACAGGAATCACGGTTTCCTGCCAGGACGAGAAGTCTCAACACAAGAACAAGGCCAAAGCCTTGAAAATTCTCAAGGCAAGGATATTCAAGGTCAAACAGGATGAACAGCGCGCGGAGCAGGATGGGGTTCGGAAGAGCATGGTTGGTTCCGGCGACCGCAGTGAACGTATCAGGACCTACAATTTTCCCCAGGGCCGTGTCACGGATCACCGCATCAATCTGACGCTTTATCGTCTGGAGGCGATTATGGATGGAGACCTTGACGAGATCACCCAGGCACTGGTCGCCTTCGACCAGGCTGAAAACCTTAAAACCATGGAAGTGGCCTGA
- the thyX gene encoding thymidylate synthase ThyX yields the protein MTIQVCLLSHTPDPEKAVARAIRLCYSPRSISELDSSLAGKDLSILLRKVISLGHHSVLEHASFTFGIEGGSRVMTHQLVRHRLASYSQQSQRYVEFKDALEVVVPESISRDRDLERRYLEHCGDAFSLYRDMCAGGIPAEDARYLFPAAAQTKIIVTMNARELRHFFRIRCCERAQWEIRSIAERMVSLARDAAVSLFSDSGPSCVGGPCPEGDMTCGKINEVRARYKAMNLEDMG from the coding sequence GTGACCATACAGGTTTGTCTGCTCTCCCACACCCCCGACCCTGAAAAGGCTGTCGCGCGGGCCATCAGGCTCTGCTATTCACCGCGGAGCATCTCTGAGCTTGACAGTTCTCTGGCAGGAAAGGATCTGTCGATCCTTCTCCGGAAGGTCATATCCCTCGGGCATCACTCCGTCCTGGAACATGCCTCCTTCACATTCGGGATAGAGGGCGGTTCCCGGGTCATGACCCACCAGCTGGTCCGGCACCGGCTGGCGTCCTATTCTCAGCAGAGTCAGCGATACGTTGAGTTCAAGGACGCCCTTGAGGTTGTGGTGCCCGAATCCATCAGCCGGGACAGGGACCTTGAGAGGAGGTACCTGGAACACTGCGGTGATGCCTTTTCCCTCTACAGGGATATGTGTGCGGGTGGCATCCCTGCGGAAGATGCGCGATATCTGTTTCCGGCGGCTGCACAGACGAAGATCATTGTAACCATGAACGCGAGGGAGTTGCGGCATTTTTTCCGCATCCGCTGTTGCGAACGGGCTCAATGGGAGATCCGCAGCATAGCCGAGAGGATGGTCAGCCTGGCCAGGGATGCGGCCGTGTCCCTTTTCTCCGATTCGGGCCCATCGTGTGTCGGCGGGCCGTGCCCGGAGGGCGACATGACGTGCGGAAAGATCAACGAGGTCAGAGCCAGGTACAAGGCCATGAACTTGGAGGACATGGGCTGA
- the rpmE gene encoding 50S ribosomal protein L31 translates to MKKDIHPEYKEMTFNCACGAEYKTRSVLESRNIDICSNCHPFFTGKQKLVDAAGRVEKFKRRYGQK, encoded by the coding sequence ATGAAAAAAGATATCCACCCGGAATATAAGGAGATGACATTCAACTGTGCCTGTGGAGCGGAATATAAGACCAGGTCAGTCCTCGAAAGCAGGAACATTGATATCTGTTCCAACTGCCACCCGTTCTTCACCGGAAAACAGAAACTCGTGGACGCTGCCGGCCGTGTCGAGAAGTTCAAGAGGCGCTACGGCCAGAAATAA
- a CDS encoding hypothetical protein (transcription termination factor Rho), whose protein sequence is MDLTELKEKSIGELTQMGNKDFKIEGAGSMRKQDLIFAILQSQAQQKKSIYGSGVLEILPDGFGFLRSPDSNYLPGPDDIYVSPSQIRRFTMRTGDTVTGEIRPPKEGERYFALLKVESLNFESPEASRGKILFDNLTPLYPEERIKLETDDFKNYSSRVMDIITPIGKGQRGLIVAPPRTGKTMLLQNIANSISINHPEIFLIVLLIDERPEEVTDMQRSVKGEVISSTFDEPPTRHIQVAEMVIEKARRLVEHKKDVVILLDSITRLARAYNTVSPPSGKVLSGGVDSNALHRPKRFFGAARNIEQGGSLTIIATAIVDTGSRMDEVIFEEFKGTGNMELHLDRRLIDKRIFPAIDVSRSGTRKEELIVPADILNRIWVLHKVLAPLNTIDSMEFLLDKLQGTKDNQEFYDMMDK, encoded by the coding sequence ATGGACTTAACGGAGTTAAAGGAAAAATCCATCGGCGAACTGACCCAGATGGGAAACAAGGACTTCAAGATCGAAGGCGCAGGAAGCATGAGAAAACAGGATCTTATTTTTGCCATCCTTCAATCTCAGGCCCAACAAAAAAAATCTATTTATGGAAGCGGGGTGCTCGAAATACTCCCGGATGGATTCGGATTTCTCCGTTCACCTGACTCGAACTACCTGCCCGGTCCCGACGACATATACGTTTCCCCCTCCCAGATCAGGCGTTTTACCATGAGGACCGGGGATACCGTGACCGGTGAGATAAGGCCTCCCAAGGAAGGGGAGCGATATTTTGCTCTCCTGAAGGTAGAAAGCCTCAACTTTGAATCACCCGAGGCGTCCCGCGGGAAGATTCTCTTCGACAACCTCACACCCCTTTACCCCGAAGAGAGGATCAAGCTCGAGACCGATGATTTCAAGAACTATTCCAGCAGAGTGATGGATATCATCACCCCGATCGGCAAAGGCCAGAGAGGCCTCATCGTTGCCCCTCCCCGCACCGGCAAGACAATGCTCCTGCAGAATATCGCCAACAGCATCAGTATCAACCACCCCGAAATATTTCTGATTGTCCTCCTCATTGATGAAAGGCCCGAAGAGGTCACGGATATGCAGAGATCAGTCAAGGGAGAGGTCATTTCTTCAACCTTCGATGAACCTCCAACCCGGCATATCCAGGTTGCCGAGATGGTTATTGAAAAAGCGCGGAGGCTCGTTGAGCACAAGAAAGACGTTGTTATCCTGTTAGACAGCATTACCCGCCTGGCCAGGGCCTACAACACGGTGTCCCCTCCCAGCGGAAAGGTGTTGTCCGGCGGTGTCGATTCCAATGCGCTGCATCGCCCCAAAAGGTTCTTCGGCGCCGCCAGGAATATCGAGCAGGGAGGCAGCCTGACTATTATTGCCACTGCGATCGTGGATACCGGCAGCAGGATGGATGAGGTTATTTTCGAGGAGTTCAAGGGAACGGGAAACATGGAACTGCATCTCGACAGGCGGCTTATCGACAAGAGGATCTTTCCTGCTATCGATGTCAGCCGATCCGGCACCAGGAAAGAGGAGTTGATCGTTCCAGCAGACATCCTAAACAGAATCTGGGTGCTGCATAAGGTTCTGGCCCCGCTGAACACTATCGACAGCATGGAGTTCCTGCTGGACAAGCTTCAGGGAACGAAGGATAATCAGGAGTTCTACGACATGATGGACAAGTAG
- a CDS encoding response regulator PleD, whose product MNLIRSILKKVNTPLTSEEVLSFALQRIKDSFGFLACSILLLDPDRGRHKVVMSKGWSNAFIKEFHRRPFEGFLKEASNLKRPLLVISGDRKHQAEDYSFEHPFGSCLSVPMGIRGKDVGIPYWHEQLDREINRAEKADYDISLMEISLNRFKEYNSMYGHLKGDQLLTEIPSALTDSPGARFGWGLTYPFLTVRFPESNPTFRSLVQKQACRLYPGDETRRSCYFRLNTGRQHPKSHPPCQTNQKNLMTQGEVNLWT is encoded by the coding sequence ATGAACCTGATCCGCAGCATCCTGAAGAAAGTCAACACACCCTTGACCAGCGAGGAAGTTCTGAGTTTCGCCCTTCAGCGGATCAAGGATTCTTTTGGGTTCCTGGCCTGTTCCATTCTCCTGCTGGACCCCGACAGGGGCAGGCACAAGGTCGTTATGTCCAAAGGCTGGAGCAACGCATTCATAAAGGAATTCCACCGGAGGCCGTTTGAAGGTTTCCTGAAGGAGGCCTCAAATCTGAAGCGGCCCCTCCTCGTCATTTCCGGCGACCGAAAACACCAGGCCGAGGATTATTCTTTTGAGCATCCATTTGGGTCATGTCTGTCGGTTCCCATGGGAATCCGCGGGAAAGATGTTGGTATCCCCTACTGGCACGAACAGCTTGATCGTGAGATAAACCGCGCCGAGAAGGCCGATTACGACATCTCTCTCATGGAGATCAGCCTCAACCGGTTCAAGGAATATAATTCAATGTACGGACACTTGAAGGGCGACCAACTGCTGACGGAAATTCCTTCAGCTTTGACTGACTCCCCCGGCGCCCGTTTCGGTTGGGGGTTGACATATCCTTTCCTTACGGTTAGATTCCCAGAGTCCAATCCCACATTCAGGAGCCTTGTCCAAAAACAAGCCTGTCGTTTATACCCCGGTGATGAAACCCGCCGATCCTGTTATTTCCGGTTGAATACCGGCCGCCAACATCCGAAGAGCCACCCGCCATGCCAAACAAATCAAAAGAATCTGATGACCCAAGGAGAAGTCAATCTATGGACTTAA
- the coaE gene encoding dephospho-CoA kinase, with product MSSGKVGMIVVAITGGLGSGKSTIRRLFEEEGAVGVDADAIARLAVEPGTEGAERIRIAFGPAFFDLKGHLKREKMAALVFSDQPARKKLEAILHPLIRAEEARIIEDLSRKCPDAVVAVEIPLLAEGEGRDGYTAVVAVTAPENIRLDRLVSSGRYSRAGAMARMRSQTTDDERIRLADFVVDNGGSIDDSRRQVVVIMNALPMEE from the coding sequence ATGTCCAGCGGGAAGGTCGGCATGATCGTTGTTGCAATTACCGGCGGACTTGGGTCAGGAAAATCCACGATTCGGCGGCTTTTTGAGGAGGAGGGAGCCGTGGGGGTGGATGCGGATGCAATCGCCCGTCTGGCTGTGGAGCCGGGAACAGAAGGGGCTGAGAGGATCAGAATCGCATTCGGACCCGCTTTCTTTGATCTGAAAGGGCATCTGAAGCGCGAAAAAATGGCGGCCCTTGTCTTTTCAGACCAGCCTGCGAGAAAAAAACTGGAGGCAATTCTCCACCCACTTATCCGGGCGGAGGAAGCCCGTATAATCGAGGATCTCTCCCGGAAGTGTCCGGATGCTGTTGTCGCTGTGGAGATCCCCCTTCTCGCTGAAGGAGAGGGCCGGGACGGTTACACGGCCGTCGTCGCTGTCACCGCCCCGGAGAACATCCGGCTGGACAGGCTCGTCTCCTCGGGGAGGTATTCGAGGGCCGGCGCCATGGCCAGGATGCGGAGTCAGACAACAGATGATGAACGGATCCGGTTGGCGGATTTCGTTGTCGACAATGGAGGGAGTATCGATGACTCAAGAAGACAGGTTGTGGTCATTATGAATGCCCTCCCCATGGAAGAATAA
- the bioY gene encoding biotin transporter BioY: MKSRTSRTRDIVLVALTVALTSAGAYLRIPIGPVPITLQTFFVLLSGAVLGPWLGATAMCAYIILGLAGLPVFTSGGGPQYLLSPTFGFLLSFPVASAVVGLVLRGAGPEATRRRIAVAMFCGTFLVYLVGIPWLGLNLSWIQHKELGAGAVMMMGMVPFLPGDLLKILLAVWVFPPVLRVVRDQRP, from the coding sequence TTGAAGTCAAGAACATCAAGAACGAGAGACATCGTCCTGGTCGCCCTGACGGTGGCCCTGACCTCGGCCGGGGCCTACCTGCGCATCCCCATAGGACCGGTGCCCATTACGCTTCAGACCTTTTTCGTCCTTCTTTCAGGCGCTGTCCTGGGCCCATGGCTCGGGGCAACGGCTATGTGCGCCTATATAATTCTCGGACTGGCCGGCCTTCCCGTCTTCACCTCGGGGGGAGGCCCCCAATATCTTCTCTCACCTACCTTCGGATTTCTTCTGTCATTTCCGGTGGCATCGGCTGTCGTGGGGTTGGTTCTCAGGGGTGCAGGCCCGGAAGCAACTCGTCGCAGGATTGCGGTGGCCATGTTTTGCGGGACCTTCCTTGTATATCTCGTGGGGATTCCCTGGCTGGGTCTCAATCTCAGTTGGATCCAGCATAAGGAACTGGGAGCCGGCGCTGTCATGATGATGGGCATGGTCCCGTTTCTCCCGGGGGACCTTCTCAAGATCCTCCTCGCGGTGTGGGTTTTTCCCCCGGTCCTGAGGGTTGTCAGGGACCAGCGTCCCTGA
- the atpC gene encoding ATP synthase epsilon chain, whose protein sequence is MAESSKDKLFLEVVTPERIVVSTEVDEVVLPGIEGEFGVLPGHVPLLTALKVGELNYRTADRTEHVAVSWGYVEVASDRVMVLAETAEKATDINLARAQVAKEQAEQIITAGEHDPAYQKAKVRLEKAVTRVQVADRK, encoded by the coding sequence ATGGCCGAGTCAAGTAAAGACAAACTGTTTCTGGAGGTGGTCACACCTGAACGTATTGTTGTGTCTACAGAGGTGGATGAGGTGGTTCTTCCCGGAATCGAGGGAGAATTCGGGGTTCTGCCGGGGCACGTTCCCTTGCTTACCGCACTGAAGGTTGGGGAGCTGAACTATCGTACCGCAGACCGGACTGAGCACGTAGCCGTATCCTGGGGGTACGTGGAAGTGGCTTCCGACAGGGTTATGGTCCTGGCCGAGACGGCCGAGAAAGCAACGGATATCAATCTTGCAAGAGCCCAAGTAGCCAAGGAACAGGCTGAACAGATCATCACTGCCGGTGAACATGATCCTGCCTATCAGAAGGCCAAGGTGCGCCTGGAAAAAGCGGTAACCAGGGTTCAGGTAGCGGACAGGAAGTAG
- the atpD gene encoding ATP synthase subunit beta produces MKNIGTITQIIGPVVDVEFPPGKLPAIYNAIRIRKEDGEQGTDLITEVAAHLGNNVIRTIAMGATDGLVRGMEAEDTGGPITVPVGRGTLGRIMNVIGEPVDEMGPIKSDIRYSIHRDAPSLEDQSTENEILETGIKVIDLLEPYPKGGKIGLFGGAGVGKTVIIMELIHNIAIEHGGFSVFSGVGERTREGNDLWLEMKASKVLDKAILVYGQMNEPPGARLRVGLSGLTAAEYFRDEEGQDVLLFVDNIFRFTQAGSEVSALLGRIPSAVGYQPTLATEMGELQERITSTKKGSITSVQAIYVPADDLTDPAPATAFSHLDATTVLSRQIVELGIYPAVDPLDSTSRVLDPRIVGEEHYQVAQDVQKILQKYKDLQDIIAILGMDELSEDDKVVVSRARKIQRFLSQPFFVAEQFTGTPGKYVKMEDTIRGFKEIVAGQHDDLPEQAFYMVGTIEEAREQGQKMVESA; encoded by the coding sequence GTGAAGAACATCGGTACTATTACCCAGATTATCGGCCCCGTCGTGGACGTAGAATTTCCTCCGGGTAAACTCCCGGCTATCTATAATGCCATCCGGATACGGAAGGAGGACGGAGAACAGGGTACCGACCTGATCACCGAGGTCGCCGCTCACCTCGGGAACAACGTGATAAGGACCATTGCCATGGGTGCTACCGACGGGCTGGTTCGAGGCATGGAGGCCGAAGACACCGGCGGTCCCATCACCGTCCCGGTGGGGCGAGGTACTCTTGGAAGGATCATGAACGTTATCGGTGAACCTGTTGACGAGATGGGACCCATCAAGAGCGACATCAGGTATTCGATTCACCGTGACGCCCCATCGCTTGAGGACCAGAGCACGGAAAATGAGATACTTGAGACCGGCATTAAAGTTATCGATCTCCTTGAGCCTTACCCCAAGGGAGGGAAGATCGGGTTGTTCGGCGGCGCCGGCGTTGGTAAGACGGTTATTATCATGGAACTTATTCACAATATCGCCATTGAGCACGGCGGGTTTTCCGTCTTTTCCGGTGTGGGAGAACGGACCCGTGAGGGGAACGATCTCTGGCTCGAGATGAAGGCATCAAAGGTTCTGGATAAGGCCATTCTTGTCTACGGGCAGATGAACGAACCCCCCGGGGCGCGTCTGAGGGTCGGTCTTTCAGGCCTGACCGCCGCTGAATACTTCCGGGATGAGGAAGGGCAGGACGTGCTCCTCTTCGTTGACAATATCTTCCGATTTACGCAGGCCGGGTCCGAAGTTTCCGCTCTTCTGGGGCGAATTCCGAGTGCGGTGGGCTACCAGCCGACCCTGGCCACCGAGATGGGCGAACTCCAGGAACGCATCACATCTACAAAAAAAGGTTCCATAACCTCCGTGCAGGCTATCTATGTTCCCGCCGACGACCTTACCGATCCAGCTCCTGCCACCGCCTTCAGCCACCTGGATGCCACCACTGTCCTTTCAAGGCAGATTGTGGAGCTAGGCATCTATCCTGCCGTGGATCCGCTGGATTCCACCTCCAGGGTCCTTGATCCCAGAATCGTCGGCGAGGAGCACTATCAGGTGGCGCAGGACGTCCAGAAGATACTTCAGAAATACAAGGACCTTCAGGATATCATTGCCATTCTGGGTATGGATGAACTTTCGGAGGATGACAAGGTGGTTGTCTCCCGTGCGAGAAAGATACAGAGGTTTCTCTCTCAACCGTTCTTCGTCGCCGAGCAGTTTACCGGAACCCCGGGGAAGTATGTCAAGATGGAGGATACCATCAGGGGATTCAAGGAGATTGTGGCCGGACAGCATGACGATCTTCCCGAACAGGCTTTCTACATGGTAGGCACCATTGAAGAAGCCCGGGAACAGGGCCAGAAAATGGTCGAGTCCGCCTGA
- the atpG gene encoding ATP synthase gamma chain, whose protein sequence is MANLRDIRRRIDSVRNTEQITKAMKMVAASRLRRAQDTILASRPYALKMLEVLSSLALRTNPRAHPLLVTRDPRKVELLVITSDRGLCGAFNSSILRAAERFMTEHPEWECSLNIVGRKGVDFFKRRNVKTRKISVNILADVTVPIAAAIGENLVDGYLAEEFDQVYMVYNEFKSAIQQRVIVEQLLPIKPMDIAEDTFIVEYTYEPSEDAILGALLPRHVNIQVFRALLESAASEHGARMTAMDAASKNAGEMIDNLTLLYNRQRQAAITKELVEVVSGAEALT, encoded by the coding sequence ATGGCGAACTTAAGGGACATACGCCGACGCATTGACTCGGTCAGGAATACCGAGCAGATAACCAAGGCCATGAAGATGGTTGCGGCATCCCGGCTTCGAAGGGCGCAGGATACCATTCTCGCTTCCAGGCCCTATGCCCTCAAGATGCTTGAGGTGCTGTCAAGCCTGGCCTTGAGGACCAACCCCCGTGCCCATCCCCTTCTCGTGACCCGTGATCCCAGGAAGGTCGAACTGCTTGTCATCACGTCCGATCGGGGCCTCTGTGGAGCTTTTAATTCCAGCATTCTGCGGGCAGCCGAGCGTTTCATGACCGAACATCCGGAATGGGAATGCTCCTTGAACATTGTCGGCCGAAAAGGGGTGGACTTTTTTAAAAGGCGCAACGTAAAGACGCGGAAAATTTCCGTTAATATCCTTGCTGATGTTACGGTTCCCATAGCGGCGGCCATCGGCGAGAACCTTGTGGACGGGTATCTTGCGGAGGAGTTTGACCAGGTCTATATGGTTTATAATGAATTCAAGTCGGCCATCCAGCAGCGTGTCATTGTCGAACAACTGCTGCCCATAAAGCCTATGGACATTGCCGAGGACACCTTCATAGTGGAGTACACATACGAACCCTCTGAAGATGCCATCCTCGGGGCGCTGCTCCCCCGGCACGTCAACATCCAGGTTTTCCGAGCGCTTCTGGAGTCGGCGGCCAGCGAGCATGGGGCCCGGATGACCGCCATGGACGCAGCATCCAAGAACGCAGGCGAGATGATCGACAACCTGACTCTCCTGTACAATCGCCAGAGACAGGCCGCCATCACCAAGGAACTGGTGGAGGTCGTCAGCGGCGCGGAGGCTCTAACCTAG
- the atpA gene encoding ATP synthase subunit alpha, translating to MQIKAEEITEIIKKQIEGFEKSIDVKETGIVLSTGDGIARVHGLENAMAGELVELPGEVFGMILNLEEDNVGIVLFGEYQLIKEGDVVKRTGRIVEVPVGEELLGRVVNPLGQPIDGKGPIETTNTRLVEVIAPGIVKRQPVREPLQTGLKPVDSMIPIGRGQRELIIGDRQTGKTAIAIDTIINQKNADDPVVCIYVAIGQKDSTVARVIAVLDEHGAMDYTIVVSASASEPAPLLFIAPFAGCAMGEYFRDNGQHALLIYDDLSKHAVAYRQMSLLLRRPPGREAYPGDVFYLHSRLLERAAKLSDDLGGGSLTALPIIETQAGDVSAYIPTNVISITDGQIFLESDLFYSGVRPAINVGISVSRVGGAAQVRAMRQVAGRLRLELAQYREMAAFAQFGSDLDKTTQAQLARGERLVEVLKQDQYVPMPVEKQVLVIFSATNGYLDGYPVEVIGKYAGEMVSFMENRHPEILKDVKETGKIDDNLLVAIKAALEEFKNEFVYD from the coding sequence ATGCAAATTAAAGCGGAAGAGATCACCGAGATAATCAAAAAACAGATCGAGGGGTTCGAAAAATCCATCGATGTGAAGGAAACGGGAATCGTCCTGTCCACCGGAGACGGCATCGCCCGGGTTCATGGTCTTGAAAACGCCATGGCCGGAGAACTCGTGGAGCTGCCCGGTGAGGTCTTCGGAATGATCCTGAACCTGGAGGAGGACAACGTCGGTATTGTTCTTTTTGGTGAGTACCAGCTCATCAAAGAGGGTGACGTCGTCAAGCGCACCGGCCGGATCGTGGAAGTGCCTGTCGGCGAGGAACTGCTGGGGAGGGTTGTAAATCCTCTGGGGCAGCCCATAGACGGGAAAGGGCCCATCGAGACCACAAACACCCGTTTAGTTGAGGTTATCGCGCCCGGCATTGTCAAAAGGCAGCCGGTTAGGGAACCCCTCCAGACAGGACTGAAACCGGTTGACTCCATGATCCCCATCGGCCGCGGCCAGAGGGAGCTGATCATCGGAGACCGTCAGACGGGCAAGACCGCCATTGCCATTGATACCATTATCAACCAGAAAAACGCTGACGACCCTGTTGTCTGCATCTATGTTGCCATCGGGCAGAAGGACTCCACGGTTGCGCGGGTTATCGCGGTCCTCGATGAGCACGGGGCTATGGATTATACCATCGTGGTTTCCGCCTCCGCGAGCGAGCCGGCGCCGCTTCTGTTTATTGCGCCATTTGCAGGATGCGCCATGGGAGAGTATTTCCGGGACAATGGGCAGCACGCGCTCCTCATATATGATGATCTTTCCAAACATGCGGTTGCCTACAGGCAGATGTCCCTTCTCCTCAGGCGGCCGCCGGGACGGGAGGCATACCCGGGAGATGTTTTCTACCTTCACTCCAGGCTGCTGGAGAGGGCCGCCAAGTTGAGTGATGATCTCGGTGGAGGTTCCCTGACGGCGCTCCCCATAATTGAGACCCAGGCAGGGGATGTCTCGGCATATATCCCCACAAACGTTATCTCCATCACCGACGGACAGATCTTCCTGGAATCGGATCTGTTCTACTCGGGAGTCCGCCCTGCCATCAACGTTGGCATCTCGGTTTCCCGGGTGGGTGGAGCAGCCCAGGTCAGAGCAATGCGGCAGGTTGCAGGCCGGCTGCGCCTGGAATTGGCCCAGTACAGGGAAATGGCGGCATTCGCCCAGTTCGGGTCCGACCTTGACAAAACAACCCAGGCGCAGCTCGCTCGAGGCGAACGTCTTGTTGAGGTGCTCAAACAGGACCAATATGTTCCCATGCCGGTAGAAAAACAGGTCCTTGTCATCTTTTCTGCGACAAACGGGTATCTTGACGGTTATCCAGTGGAGGTTATCGGGAAGTACGCCGGAGAGATGGTGAGTTTCATGGAAAACCGCCATCCGGAAATTCTCAAAGATGTCAAGGAAACAGGAAAAATCGATGACAATCTTCTGGTTGCGATAAAGGCCGCTCTCGAAGAGTTCAAAAACGAGTTCGTCTACGACTAA
- the atpH gene encoding ATP synthase subunit delta, with product MIGQVLAKRYAQAIIDLATEKGLVVEIGEDLKVVAGLFTISPDLGNLFFDPTVSLDAKEKVLSSIFKKIAIGETARKSVFVLLEKNRIDGIGEISEAYHRLCDLRENRIRARVVVAAPLGDNDKKRIHDALSEISGKEIILKIEVDENILGGMVAYVGSRVYDGSISNQLQELKDTLSKGR from the coding sequence GTGATCGGTCAAGTTCTCGCAAAGCGTTATGCCCAGGCAATAATAGATCTGGCGACGGAAAAGGGCCTTGTTGTCGAAATCGGGGAGGATCTTAAAGTTGTCGCGGGCCTCTTTACCATAAGCCCCGACCTGGGGAACCTCTTTTTCGATCCAACCGTTTCCCTTGACGCAAAAGAGAAGGTCCTGAGCAGTATTTTCAAAAAGATCGCTATAGGGGAAACGGCCAGAAAATCCGTGTTTGTACTGCTTGAAAAGAACAGGATCGACGGAATCGGTGAAATTTCGGAGGCGTACCATCGCCTCTGCGATCTGAGGGAAAATCGTATAAGGGCGAGGGTGGTCGTTGCCGCGCCGCTTGGCGATAATGACAAGAAAAGGATTCATGACGCGCTTTCCGAAATCTCGGGCAAGGAGATCATTCTGAAGATTGAAGTTGACGAGAACATTCTCGGAGGGATGGTAGCCTACGTTGGAAGCCGGGTTTACGACGGAAGCATAAGCAATCAGCTACAGGAGTTAAAAGATACCCTTAGCAAGGGGAGATAG